The following nucleotide sequence is from Rattus rattus isolate New Zealand chromosome 7, Rrattus_CSIRO_v1, whole genome shotgun sequence.
TTGGCACTCAGCAGGGCGCCCAGGCCTGTGCCACACagctggacacacacagacactgggaAGGGGGGAGCTCGGTGCCCACGCTAATTTTCAGCGTGACCAGCCAGAGCCACCAGCAGATGTCAGGCAGTCTGGTGGTGTCCTCGGGGGCAGGGGTCTCCCTTTCTCCGGGTTAGTGGGCGACCGGGCCAAGGAGGGGGAGCCACGCTGGCAAGGGCGTGAGGCAGGGCGCGGCCCTCATAGCACCTTGCAGCAGTTGATGCAGCCATTCTGGGATCCGTAGCGCTTCTGCAGCGCGGCGCGCGTGGCCGTCTCGAAAACCTCGCGCACGCCCTCCTTGGTCTTGGCCGAGCACTCGAGGTAGTCATAGGCTTGGATGCGCACCGCCATGGCGCGGCCGTCATCCGTGCGCACTGGCTCCTGCTTCATGCGGGCCAGCTCCGTGCGGACATGCTCATCGCTGCGCAGGTCTTTTTTGTTGGCCACCAAGATGATGGGCACATTGGGGCAGAAGTGCTTTACCTCGGGCACCCACTTCTCGGGGATGTTCTCGAGAGAGTCCGGGCTGTCTACCGAGAAGCACATAAGGATGACGTCGGTGTCCGGGTAGGAGAGCGGCCGTAAACGATCGTAGTCCTCCTGGCCCGCCGTGTCCCACAGCGCCAGCTCCACCTGCTTGCCGTCCACCTCGATGTCCGCCACATAGTTCTCGAACACGGTGGGCACGTACACTTCGGGGAACTCGTCCTTACTGAACACGATCAGCAGGCACGTCTTGCCGCACGCGCCGTCGCCCACCACCACCAGCTTCTTGCGGATGGCCGCCATGAGCTCGCCGGGCGCGGGCAGCAGGAGGGGCCCGCGAGCGCCTCGCCGCCGTCCCGCTCCCTGCTTGCCGCTTCCCGCTCTCCCGCGACCGCGCGATGCGGGCTAAGCACGCTAACTGCACCTGGACCCCGCGGTGGAGCGTTCTCTCGGGGCGCTCCGGCTGCCGCGGCAGGGGCGCAGGGGCATACGATGCACGGAGTGTCGCCGCGCTGCTGCCGGGTGGTGCTGTGTGGTTCTCGGCTGTCCCGGAGCTGCGCTGCTTTGTGCGAGGCGATGGCTGATGTTGCGGACCCGGCCTAGCTTCTTTCCCGGGGCGGGTTCTTCTCCAGACCTAGGGTACAGGGGCGCAGGCGACGACAAGCGGACTGCGGTGGCAGATGCGGGCTGCGGCCCTAGCGCCCGCTATTTAAAGAGTCCGGCCACTTTCTTAATATAGCCACCCAATGGGAAGCCATAGGGCTGAGCTCATCGCTGCGGAGCTTAGCTCCGATTGGCCGACCGCTGCAGTCCGAAGGCGGGTTCGCGTCAGCTTGATTGACAGCCCTGTCCGCCGGGCTGGGAGAGGCGGTTACTGTGGAGTCTGCGCAGCGACCGCCCCGTAGGGTTGTGTAGCAGCCGGGTCCCCGCCTTCGTCGCAGCCTCTCTAAGCGCGACACGGTGGAGCAGGCAGCCTGGAGCCCTCCGGGTCTGGGCGGGCAGTTCCGAGCCGAGCTACACTTTTGTGGGGCGTTGGCTGCTCCCACAGCTTAAGATTTATCTAGCTTCGGATCGAACTCCCGATCAAACATGGGGGGGAAGGGCGGCGCCTTTAACGAGATTTTGTTTTCACTTAAACAGACACCCATGCtcggtttttttgggtttttttttttttttttttttttttgttacctaCCCAAGGGTTtcattctttcttactttctttggGTGACTAAACCCTCTTCTGCTCTGGGCCGAACTCTGGTACTTTCTCAGAGGCAGCCTTTGCACAGAGAGAAGCCCACAGTAAATTGTGTGGGCCTGGGTGAGTCCTCTCTAGGCTTTTCTCTTCAAGGCCCGCACTTAGGTCTCCGGGTGAAGAAGATGAGAATCTAGAAAAGGCACAGCTGTAGGACAAAGGAAAGAGAGGTACAGAGGGCATTCCGCTGAAAAAGAAACCATCCATCTTAGGCAACCTTCACCCAGTTCTACAACATTACATCTGATTCCAGTCCTAAAGCCAGAGAACTGCTTGAAGTACACTGTGCAAGAAAACCCATCCACTCCAACAGCTCTCATCGAGGAGAAAGGCTTA
It contains:
- the Rhob gene encoding rho-related GTP-binding protein RhoB is translated as MAAIRKKLVVVGDGACGKTCLLIVFSKDEFPEVYVPTVFENYVADIEVDGKQVELALWDTAGQEDYDRLRPLSYPDTDVILMCFSVDSPDSLENIPEKWVPEVKHFCPNVPIILVANKKDLRSDEHVRTELARMKQEPVRTDDGRAMAVRIQAYDYLECSAKTKEGVREVFETATRAALQKRYGSQNGCINCCKVL